One genomic segment of Danio aesculapii chromosome 15, fDanAes4.1, whole genome shotgun sequence includes these proteins:
- the LOC130242170 gene encoding chemerin-like receptor 1, which produces MENSSFELKNVTANSTDKSTVEDEGFEIFLACIFFSTVIVGLIGNGLVIFLAGCRMKTTVNSIWFLNLAIADFIFILVSITNVSLILSNQHSVFTEYLFIITTSLNLFVSVWSLVVISLDRCLRTWIPVWAQNNRTLRKARIICIIIWVSSIGFIFPYLQVFKITGTIIVTYEFIVVFLIPFLIIASSYIAIGVKIKRLKKRKHFRSYRLILTVILTFFICSFPHHVCWIWRVMAETNNWTLTDQFWKLFFFTFYLINLNSSLNPFLYVFMCDDYKKKLKQSLVLVLETAFAEDHLDIRV; this is translated from the exons ATGG AAAACAGCAGTTTTGAGCTTAAAAATGTGACTGCAAACTCAACTGACAAGAGCACTGTGGAGGATGAGGGATTTGAGATTTTTCTTGCCTGCATTTTCTTTTCCACTGTCATAGTGGGTCTCATTGGAAATGGGCTGGTCATATTTCTGGCCGGCTGCAGAATGAAGACGACTGTCAACTCCATTTGGTTTCTGAATTTGGCGATTGCAGACTTCATCTTTATTTTAGTTTCAATTACAAATGTTTCCTTAATCTTGAGCAATCAGCACAGTGTCTTTACAGAGTACCTTTTCATCATCACAACATCTCTAAATCTGTTTGTTAGCGTTTGGTCTCTTGTAGTTATCAGTCTGGATCGATGCCTGCGCACATGGATTCCTGTTTGGGCTCAAAATAACAGAACTCTGCGTAAAGCCAGAATCATCTGCATCATCATCTGGGTTTCATCCATCGGCTTCATTTTCCCTTACTTACAAGTTTTTAAGATTACAGGTACAATTATTGTCACATATGAATTTATAGTGGTCTTTCTCATCCCCTTCCTGATCATTGCATCTTCATACATCGCTATTGGAGTAAAAATCAAACGCCTCAAAAAGAGGAAGCATTTCAGGTCATACAGACTCATTTTAACTGTAATCCTGACTTTCTTCATCTGTTCATTTCCACACCATGTTTGCTGGATTTGGAGAGTAATGGCAGAAACTAATAATTGGACTCTCACTGATCAATTTtggaagctatttttttttactttctaccTGATTAATCTCAACAGCAGTCTGAACCCATTTCTCTACGTGTTCATGTGTGATGATTATAAGAAGAAGCTGAAACAGTCTCTGGTGCTGGTGCTGGAGACGGCGTTTGCTGAAGATCATCTGGACATTAGAGTATAG